The Saccharopolyspora gloriosae genome has a segment encoding these proteins:
- a CDS encoding cytochrome P450, which produces MSQSLDLPKLGTGPSAMLRPPEMLRDLQQQAPICKVRTPAGDEAWLVTRHEEVKELLKDERINRSHPDPPSAPRYVDTPFFNLLITDSDPDEATRLHKEMRQLLTPSFSARRLARLRHKVEALAEEMVRALVDKGPPADLHGEFSQPFALQVLYELIGVPTEDRLMILQLMGRMAVLDDPASAEKGAEELFTYISELVGRKRGHPGEDVISRLCEAGVEDQRIGTLAAGVLFAGLDSVVSHIDVGVLVLANNPDKRDLAMRDAGAMAVAVEEVLRAAKAGSSMLPRWAAGDVDIADVTIKAGDLVLLDFTLSNFDTRAFDEPDTFDVTRAPNPHLTFGHGMWHCIGAPLARVELQTAFSTLFRHLPDLQVVVAPEDLKLESGQLSGGLLELPITW; this is translated from the coding sequence ATGAGTCAATCCCTCGACCTGCCGAAGCTGGGCACCGGCCCGTCGGCCATGCTCCGACCCCCGGAGATGCTGCGGGACCTCCAGCAGCAGGCGCCGATCTGCAAGGTGCGCACGCCCGCGGGCGATGAGGCGTGGCTGGTCACCCGGCACGAAGAGGTCAAAGAGCTGCTCAAGGACGAGCGGATCAACCGCTCGCACCCGGATCCGCCGTCGGCGCCGCGCTACGTCGACACCCCGTTCTTCAACCTGCTGATCACCGACTCCGACCCGGACGAGGCGACGCGGCTGCACAAGGAGATGCGCCAGCTGCTCACCCCGAGCTTCTCCGCGCGCAGGCTCGCCCGGCTGCGCCACAAGGTGGAGGCGCTCGCCGAGGAGATGGTGCGGGCGCTGGTGGACAAGGGACCGCCCGCGGACCTGCACGGCGAGTTCTCGCAGCCGTTCGCGCTGCAAGTGCTCTACGAGCTGATCGGGGTGCCCACCGAGGATCGCCTGATGATCCTGCAGCTGATGGGCCGGATGGCGGTGCTCGACGACCCGGCCTCCGCGGAGAAGGGCGCCGAGGAGCTGTTCACGTACATCTCCGAGCTGGTGGGACGCAAACGCGGGCATCCCGGCGAGGACGTGATCTCGCGGCTGTGCGAGGCGGGCGTGGAGGACCAGCGGATCGGCACGCTCGCCGCCGGTGTGCTGTTCGCCGGCCTGGACAGCGTGGTCAGCCACATCGACGTGGGCGTGCTGGTGCTGGCGAACAACCCGGACAAGCGGGACCTCGCGATGCGCGACGCGGGCGCGATGGCGGTCGCCGTGGAGGAGGTGCTGCGCGCGGCGAAGGCGGGCAGTTCGATGCTGCCCCGCTGGGCCGCGGGCGACGTCGACATCGCCGACGTGACGATCAAGGCGGGCGACCTGGTGCTGCTCGACTTCACCTTGTCGAACTTCGACACGCGCGCCTTCGACGAGCCGGACACGTTCGACGTGACCCGTGCGCCGAACCCGCACCTGACCTTCGGCCACGGCATGTGGCACTGCATCGGAGCCCCGCTGGCCCGCGTCGAACTCCAGACCGCGTTCAGCACCCTGTTCCGCCACCTCCCCGACCTGCAGGTCGTGGTCGCCCCCGAAGACCTGAAGCTCGAAAGCGGCCAGCTCTCCGGCGGCCTCCTGGAACTCCCGATCACCTGGTGA
- a CDS encoding GNAT family N-acetyltransferase yields MSTPDPTATHCPPELRQGAKEVSVRPGFTGLLWTDVRARLSAPGRRYLRRTFPAVAVQTFTGTDEAYWQEWLSDEKLDRLSGLVIVLDGDGVPVGWVAGNDREFGGRTCFYANSAGVHPDHQGTGISSTLWRALLRAAIGKAAPRSLYAVMRTANPLVYSGWSAATGRTDTTWPAPGREIPEHVRRIAADAATDLGQADRLDPATSVITDAYEAELWKERPTSHRAELDEWFAELLGPRDAVVLVVAFHPISLMTHLVVHQVRRTLGLRKSSSSRSART; encoded by the coding sequence ATGTCCACCCCTGATCCGACCGCAACGCACTGCCCACCGGAACTGCGCCAGGGCGCGAAGGAGGTCTCCGTGCGGCCCGGTTTCACCGGTCTGCTGTGGACCGATGTGCGCGCCCGGCTGTCCGCCCCGGGCCGGCGGTACCTGCGCCGCACGTTCCCGGCGGTCGCGGTGCAGACGTTCACCGGGACCGACGAGGCGTACTGGCAGGAGTGGCTGTCCGACGAGAAGCTGGACCGGCTCTCCGGGCTCGTCATCGTCCTCGACGGCGACGGTGTTCCCGTGGGCTGGGTGGCAGGCAACGACCGCGAGTTCGGCGGGCGCACGTGCTTCTACGCCAACTCGGCGGGGGTGCACCCGGACCACCAGGGAACCGGGATCTCCAGCACCCTCTGGCGCGCGCTGCTGCGGGCGGCGATCGGCAAGGCGGCGCCACGGAGCCTGTACGCGGTGATGCGCACCGCGAACCCGCTGGTCTACAGCGGGTGGTCGGCCGCCACGGGGCGGACCGACACGACCTGGCCCGCGCCGGGCCGGGAGATCCCGGAGCACGTCCGGCGCATCGCGGCGGACGCCGCGACCGACCTCGGCCAGGCCGACCGGCTGGACCCGGCCACCTCGGTCATCACCGACGCGTACGAAGCCGAGCTGTGGAAGGAACGGCCGACCTCGCACCGCGCCGAGCTCGACGAGTGGTTCGCGGAACTGCTCGGCCCGCGCGACGCGGTGGTGCTCGTCGTGGCGTTCCACCCGATCAGCCTCATGACCCACCTGGTGGTGCACCAGGTCCGCCGCACCCTCGGCCTCCGCAAGAGCAGCTCCTCCCGCAGCGCCCGCACCTGA
- a CDS encoding enoyl-CoA hydratase-related protein has product MPTLHEDDGVFVLDLGDDENRFSQDWLQAVNASLDTVVAASGALVTTGHGKCYSNGLDLEWLLQHPDELPSYRTEVQELLARVLTLPVPTVAAVNGHAFGAGAMLAVAHDFRVMRADRGFFCFPEVDIDVPFTPGMAALIQHKLTPAAAVASMTTGRRFGGTQALELGVVDETAAEGAVASTAVELVRPLAGKNRDTLGTIKTTMFGATAAELRAAEPAAQP; this is encoded by the coding sequence ATGCCCACGCTGCACGAGGACGACGGCGTTTTCGTACTGGACCTCGGCGACGACGAGAACAGGTTCTCCCAGGACTGGCTGCAAGCGGTGAACGCGTCGCTGGACACCGTCGTCGCAGCCTCCGGCGCGCTCGTCACGACCGGCCACGGCAAGTGCTACTCCAACGGCCTCGACCTGGAGTGGCTCTTGCAGCATCCCGATGAGCTGCCGTCCTACCGCACCGAAGTGCAGGAACTGCTGGCCCGTGTGCTCACCTTGCCGGTGCCGACGGTCGCAGCGGTCAACGGCCACGCGTTCGGGGCGGGCGCGATGCTGGCCGTGGCGCACGACTTCCGCGTGATGCGCGCCGATCGCGGCTTCTTCTGCTTCCCCGAGGTGGACATCGACGTCCCGTTCACCCCCGGCATGGCCGCGTTGATCCAGCACAAGCTCACCCCGGCCGCAGCGGTCGCGTCGATGACGACGGGACGGCGCTTCGGCGGCACGCAGGCACTCGAACTCGGTGTCGTGGACGAGACGGCGGCCGAAGGCGCGGTGGCGAGCACCGCCGTGGAGCTCGTGCGCCCGCTGGCGGGCAAGAACCGCGACACCCTCGGGACGATCAAGACCACCATGTTCGGCGCGACGGCCGCCGAGCTCCGCGCCGCCGAACCGGCCGCGCAGCCCTGA
- a CDS encoding helix-turn-helix domain-containing protein — translation MPRPRVHDLDQVLDVAERLAVEVGPERLTARLLAAEAGVPNGAIYHAFGSLAALRGRMWLRAADDFLRLQTGLIDRALGADPGFDAAVNAVVAAADAPARLAETRPASARMLMTVRREQLLGPELPGELADELLGLDRRLVSEVLCRLATALWARRDGPSVEVITTCVVDLPTALLRRDLTRSGVSDDVRARLEAAVRAILALDPPPPR, via the coding sequence ATGCCCAGACCGCGCGTGCACGACCTCGACCAGGTACTGGACGTGGCCGAGCGGCTCGCCGTGGAGGTGGGGCCGGAACGGCTCACCGCGCGCCTGCTCGCGGCGGAGGCCGGCGTGCCCAACGGGGCGATCTACCACGCCTTCGGCTCACTGGCGGCACTGCGCGGGCGCATGTGGCTGCGGGCCGCGGACGACTTCCTGCGACTGCAGACCGGGCTGATCGATCGAGCGCTGGGCGCCGATCCCGGGTTCGACGCGGCGGTGAACGCCGTGGTCGCCGCCGCCGACGCTCCCGCGCGACTCGCCGAGACGCGCCCGGCGTCGGCCCGGATGCTCATGACGGTGCGCAGGGAGCAACTGCTCGGCCCCGAACTGCCCGGCGAGCTCGCCGACGAGCTGCTCGGACTGGACCGGCGGCTGGTCTCCGAAGTGCTGTGCCGCTTGGCGACGGCGTTGTGGGCACGGCGCGACGGGCCGAGCGTCGAGGTGATCACGACCTGCGTGGTGGACCTGCCGACCGCGCTGCTGCGCCGAGATCTCACCCGGTCCGGCGTCTCCGACGACGTGCGGGCACGCCTCGAAGCGGCGGTGCGAGCGATCCTAGCCCTGGACCCGCCGCCGCCGAGGTGA
- a CDS encoding ferredoxin encodes MLKITADTERCVGAGQCVLSAPDVFDQDDDGVVTLLDDNPGAEHADAVRQAALICPSQAITVEES; translated from the coding sequence ATGCTCAAGATCACCGCGGACACCGAGCGCTGCGTCGGCGCCGGACAGTGCGTGCTGTCCGCGCCCGACGTCTTCGACCAGGACGACGACGGCGTCGTGACGCTGCTTGACGACAACCCCGGCGCGGAGCACGCCGATGCCGTGCGCCAGGCGGCCCTGATCTGCCCCTCCCAGGCGATCACCGTCGAGGAGAGCTGA
- a CDS encoding cytochrome P450: MADVVDFPLRRPGASFPPAEYAGFREQPGLVRSRLPTGAVVWLVTRHEDVRTVLTDSRVSSNPTHEGFPSLLGKTGGVPSPDTMPGWFVALDPPDHNRFRKTLISEFSVRRIREMRPAIEQVVHDRVDAMLAAGDTADLVADFALPVPSLVISSLLGVPKVDRDFFEAKTRVLVSTTATDQEREAATKELLRYLNRLIAIKQKRPGEDLISRLLAAGTMSAAELSGVSMLLLIAGHETTANNIALGVLTLLIHPEWIGGEGVVEELLRLHSVADLVALRVAVEDLEISGQTIKAGEGIVPLVAAANHDEEAFGCPHRFDPSRAARHHVAFGYGVHQCLGQNLVRGEMDLAYQVLFDRIPKLELAKPVDELPFKYDGVLFGLHALPVRW, encoded by the coding sequence ATGGCCGACGTGGTCGACTTCCCGTTGCGCCGCCCCGGCGCGTCGTTCCCGCCCGCCGAATACGCGGGATTCCGGGAACAGCCCGGCCTGGTGCGTTCCAGGCTGCCCACCGGCGCCGTCGTGTGGCTGGTGACGCGGCACGAGGACGTCCGCACCGTGCTCACCGACTCGCGGGTCAGCTCGAACCCGACGCACGAGGGCTTCCCCAGCCTGCTCGGCAAGACCGGCGGCGTGCCCTCCCCGGACACCATGCCCGGCTGGTTCGTCGCGCTCGACCCGCCGGACCACAACCGGTTCCGCAAGACGCTGATCTCGGAGTTCTCGGTGCGGCGGATCCGGGAGATGCGGCCCGCCATCGAACAGGTCGTGCACGACCGCGTCGACGCCATGCTCGCCGCCGGCGACACCGCGGACCTGGTGGCGGACTTCGCGCTGCCGGTGCCCTCGCTGGTGATCTCCAGCCTGCTCGGCGTGCCGAAGGTGGACCGGGACTTCTTCGAAGCCAAGACACGGGTGCTGGTCAGCACCACCGCCACCGACCAGGAACGCGAGGCGGCCACCAAGGAGCTGCTGCGCTACCTGAACCGGCTCATCGCGATCAAGCAGAAGCGCCCGGGCGAGGACCTCATCAGCCGGTTGCTGGCGGCGGGCACCATGTCCGCGGCGGAGCTGTCCGGCGTGTCCATGCTGCTGCTGATCGCGGGGCACGAGACGACGGCGAACAACATCGCGCTCGGCGTGCTCACGCTGCTGATACACCCCGAGTGGATCGGCGGCGAGGGCGTCGTGGAGGAGCTGCTGCGGCTGCACTCCGTGGCGGACCTGGTGGCGCTGCGGGTGGCCGTGGAGGACCTGGAGATCAGCGGGCAGACGATCAAGGCCGGTGAGGGCATCGTGCCGCTGGTCGCCGCGGCCAACCACGACGAGGAGGCCTTCGGCTGCCCGCACCGGTTCGACCCCTCCCGCGCGGCGCGGCACCACGTGGCGTTCGGTTACGGCGTGCACCAGTGCCTCGGGCAGAACCTGGTGCGCGGCGAGATGGACCTCGCCTACCAGGTGTTGTTCGACCGCATCCCTAAGCTGGAACTGGCGAAGCCGGTGGACGAGCTGCCGTTCAAGTACGACGGTGTGCTGTTCGGACTGCACGCGCTGCCGGTTCGCTGGTGA